The region ATGCCCTGCCGACCACGGACAGTCAGGTCACGCTCCACCTCTATCCCGCTCGTGGGCCAGGTGATGACGGGGTTAAGGAGCGTCCGGCGCACCTCGAACGTTCGTGTGGTTGGCGGTGAAGTTTGCTGCGCGGCGGTCTGGGTGACGGTGACCGTATGGGGCACGTTGGGGGCGAACGGCGTGCTGCGGCGCAAGGTCCAGGTGCCACCGGTCACAGTCGCTGTTTCAGCCGTGCCCGGTTTGTCGCTGAACGTCAGCTTGACCACCGCCCCCGACCGCCAGCAGGTGCCCGAGAGAGCAGGCGATAACTCGTTGTCCACCAAACCCGTGATCGCCGGCGCCAGCGGCGGGATCTTCACCACAACCCGCACCCAATTCTGCGACTCCCGGCCATCGAGACGCTGTTTCAGGTCAACGTTCTGGCTAAGCGTCGGTCCCCACTCCACACTCGACTGGCTCGACCAGCGACTGCCCGCCACCCGAGCATCCGACGCCGCCTCGGCCCCGCCCTGTTTCTTGATCAGCACGGTGGCGCCGTTGATGCCGCTACCAGTGAACGTGGGCGTGTAGCTGTATTCAGTGGGTCGGTCGGGCACCGGGTCGGGTACTGGCTCGAGTTCCGGCGGGACGATGGTGAATACAAAATGAAAGTCTTCTGACGGGATCCAGCCGCCAGCATTGTCAGAAACCTTCTGGGTCGCCGAGTAGGTATAGGTTCCGTGCGTCCAGCCCGTGGAGTTGACCTGCCAGACACCATTGGCCACCACGACTTCCGGCAATGATTTGTTGACCGGCCCACTGACGTAGCTCAGTAACAGGGTGGCGCCGTTGTAGCCCGTGCCCGAAAATTTCGCGGCCTGGCTGGGCAACAGCTCCACGGCGACCGCGGTTTGTTTGGGGGGGCGGATCTTGAAAATGCGAGGTGTCCCACGCAGCGACTCATTGCCGTTTTGAATCTGAGTGACAACCAACGATATCAAGCCAACGGGAACCGTGATCGAAGCGCTCCAACTGGCCCCGCTCAACACAGCGGACTCACCAACCTTGTTCGGCCCAAGGTCTTGGTAGACCTGTACCTTCGCGCCGGACAGCCCCTGATTGCCCGACAGGGTGAAAGACTGAAGCTGCAAAGAATTTGCGGCGGGGGCCGTGATGGCCGGCGAGTTGGGTCGAATATTGAACACGCGGGCCGCGCTGGCAGGCGACACCTTGTTGTTAAGTAATTGCTTGGCAATCAACGACACCTGACCGAAAGGCACGGTGACCGAACATCTCCAGGTCGCGCCCGTCAACACGCCGGTCCTGCCCACTTCTGTCTGACCATTAAACACCTGAACGATTGCGCCCGTGCGCGCCAGATCTCCCGACACCTCGAAGATGCCGAGTTGGTCAGAGTTTGCCGCCGGCGCTGTAATGGCCGGCGCGTTCAATACAAGCGTGACCGTGACTGACGCAGAGGGGGAAGAAAACCAGGTGCCGATTTTCTGCTTGGCGTAGAACGTCAACGGCTGGGCGTCACTCGGTAAGGTCACCGATGCGGTCCAGGTGCCATCAACGTTGATGGTCGCGGTACCGAGCAGTGCGTCACCGGTCGAATTGTGCAGGGTGACGGTACCGACGCCGTATTCACCGCCGGTACCGCTGACCGCGAACTGCCCAGCGGGCACCTCGCCGGAAGACGGCGAGGTAATCACCACAGGTGTGACGCGCAGATTGACCGTTACATTGACAGACCCCGACTGGGTGACTTCAATCCGGTATTGTTGCGGAGAATAAGGCCCCACGAATTGAGCAGTCCATGGACTGGTCGGCATGAAGATCGATGTTTCGCCCACGCTTGTAGTGCCTAGATACATGCGTAAAACAATGGGCATTGTCGTGAGCAAAGTAGTACCGGAAACATTGACCTGGGCATTTCTGGTAGATGCATTATTTACGGGGCTGGTGATTGTAACGTTCTTCGGCTCAAGTTCAGTCCCCTTTCTCACGTTGAATACCACCCTGTCGGATTGTTTATTATGTCAACACGTCAATCAACTGAATAACAGTTAATAAAAACGCTCCTTCATTTTTCGTTAGAAAAAGTTAACCAATAGTTTTCTTCAACCTTTGGATCAGATCCAGGGGAGTCAAAAATAAATCTAATATAAAGCCGCACCTTTTTATCTGCTTTCACCGGAACGGATCCAATACGGCTATAGTTGTGCCATTCACCGTCCTGCCACATGGCATCCGGCGAGTCGCTCCCCCAAGAATCAGCTGACTCAAAAAAAAAGTACACGTTAGCTTTATTGCCTCCTGACTGACCTGCGCCTTTGGTAATTTTGTATTGGAGGCTTCGGCCATAAAAACTGGTGCCCAATTCATTCCAAAAATAAGCGATCGTCAGTTCTCCCGTAAACTTATCTGTTCCAAATTTCAGCTTAAAGGTCTCAGTTTTCACATGCCTGCCCGCGCTCCACGCCTGCCATTGCTCTTCTGAAACATCACCCTTACTGGAAGCATCATCTAAACCATGCACATTCGAAGATCCAAACTCTTCTTTTTTGATTGTCATCTCACGACTCCAATTTGCCTGAGGCACCAGTACCTCTAAATCATTAACCCCCTTCTCAAGTCTTTTAACTACCTGTCAAACCTGACAGTACCGATGAACGGCCTGACTGACTTTTCCTACGATTTTTGAGGCCTACGAAGCCTTGCACCTTTGCCTACAGCTGCTCCAGAACCCCCCGGCTTGTGCGCTGGGTGCCTGCCCCGTAACGGCGTCCGTGTCGCTGATTTCCAGCGATCGGGTTTAGTCGTCCGAAAGGCTCTATTAATGTGCATAAGCTGCATCCAGTCGGGTATCCCATCCCCGCACTTGATGGTGGTTGCGCGCAGGGCGCCCTCGGGCGCGCCGGTTTTTCATGGTCCTTGCGGTCGACTAACCTGCGTACAGCCGCCACCCTTCGTTTAGTCGCGAGTCAGGTGGCAGCTCAATTCAACGACTAATGAGCATGTTCAAAGCAACACTCAATCCCCCGAATCAAGATCCATTCTTAGCCACCCTCGATGCAAAGAAGCTCCGGGACGCCGTCGACCGCGCCCTCGACCACGACCTCAAGCCCGACCTCCAGCACCTATGCACCTCACCGAATCGAGCGATGAAAATGTTCAAAGTCGACCCTCAGGCCAATCCCCGCGCCATTGCCATCCAGACCTACGAAACCTTTTCCTCGGTCAGCATCCTGCTGCTCGACCTGGCCGAAAGCCTGGAAGACAAACAGCGGCACCTGGCGATGGCGATCTATCAGTTGAGTGAGCTGGGGTTGTTGCTGGTGGAGCAGACGCTTAAGCGTGAGCCGGCGATTAGCACGCCGTCATAAAGACGTGTAGGCGCGCAACTGGCTGGCGATGGCGGTTTCAAAATCGCCATCGCTGGCAAGCCATGCCCCTACAGTGCTGGCAATGGTTCAGCCACCGCCCACTCAGGCAGAAGCAGGTAACGACTGAAAACTGAAATAGCGCTGCAACGCCTCGACCAATTGCTCATATTCCAGTGGCGCCCGTTGCAGGCTAAATCCGGCGTCATAGTAAGGGGGCGTAGTGTCTTCATGGCACCACAGGCAAAAAGCCCGCAGATCGATGACCTGCGGACAGCCTGCGCGGGTGGGAATTTTCAGACGCAACTCAAAATCGGCACCCACCATCATCGGCAACTGACTGATAAGCATCAGACCATCCCTGGACACATTGCCGAGATAGCCGATGGGTTTGTCAGTGACGCCGTTGAACACTCTCAGAAAATACGACAATTGATGCCGCTCGATCTGGCGCTCAGTAGCCATACGTAATAACCCAGCAAGGCCCTTAAGCAGGGCCGCACTAATGATTCGGAACGGTCCCGCACGCAGGCACGCTCTCCCCGATCCCGGCGCGACTGTCCAAGCCGCTTGCACTGACCTCTGCCGTTCTCAGGTGTTACATCGGTTTAGCAACAGGGTGTTAAACCGAGTTATTCGACTATAGCTCAGCGCCAACACACGGCCTGACTTTATAAACAACGACCATCCTCACAGCGGCGTCGGGCGCGCCACTGTGGTTGCTCGGGCGGGGTAATAACCCAGGGTCTGCAAGGTTTCCAGGCGCGCACGAGCACGGTACGCGTACTCACTCTGCGGGTACGAGGCGATGATGAACTCGTAGGTCTGGGCCGCATCCACAAATAATTTCTGCCGTTCCAGGCACTGGCCGCGCATCATCGACACTTCCGGCTGGATGTAGCGCCGAGCACGGCTGTCGCGATCGACCTTGGACAGCTCCAGCATGACCTGATCGCAATTGCCACGGTCATAGGCGCTGTAGGCGTTATTCAAATGATGGTTCATCGACCAACGGGTGCAGCCCACAACGCTGAGGGCAAGGGCGGCAATCAGCAAAAATCGCATAAGGGTTCTCCTGTCTTGAGCTTTGTATCGACCCGTCGCAGAAAATCTTCAGGCTCAATGGCGGCAAAGTTGCTAGGTTCAATAAAGAAAACAATAAGTAGTGCAAACGAACAATGACTACAACCGCGGACCATAGTAGCCTCACTCAGCGCTTGAACTCAGGAGTCTTTGCATGTCCGTTCGTCGTACCAAAATCGTCGCTACCCTTGGCCCGGCCAGTAACTCGCCGGAAGTTCTCGAACAGCTGATTCTGGCTGGCCTGGACGTCGCCCGCCTGAACTTCTCCCACGGCACCCCCGACGAGCACAAGGCTCGCGCGAAGCTGGTGCGAGAACTCGCTGCCAAGCACGGGCGCTTTGTCGCCCTGCTGGGTGACCTGCAAGGCCCGAAAATTCGTATCGCCAAATTCGCCGACAAGAAGATCGAGCTGAAGATTGGTGATCAATTCACCTTCTCCACCAGCCATCCTCTGACCGAAGGCAACCAGCAAGTGGTCGGCATCGACTACCCGGACCTGGTCAAGGATTGCGGCGTGGGCGACGAGCTGCTGCTCGACGACGGCCGTGTGGTCATGCGTGTCGACACCGCTACCGCCACCGAGCTGCACTGCACCGTGCTGATCGGCGGCCCGCTGTCGGACCATAAAGGCATCAACCGTCGCGGCGGTGGCCTGACTGCACCCGCCCTGACTGAAAAAGACAAGGCCGATATCAAGCTCGCCGCGGAAATGGAAGTCGACTACCTCGCGGTGTCCTTCCCCCGTGACGCTGCCGATATGGAATACGCCCGTCAACTGCGCGACGAGTCCGGCGGCACTGCCTGGCTGGTGGCGAAGATCGAACGCGCCGAAGCCGTGGCCAACGACGAAACCCTCGATGCACTGATCAAGGCGTCCGACGCAGTGATGGTGGCTCGTGGCGACCTGGGCGTGGAAATCGGCGACGCCGAGCTGGTAGGCATTCAGAAGAAAATCATTCTGCACGCCCGCCGCCACAACAAGGCAGTGATCGTCGCGACCCAGATGATGGAGTCGATGATCCAGAACCCAATGCCGACCCGCGCCGAAGTGTCCGACGTGGCCAACGCCGTGCTCGACTACACCGACGCCGTGATGCTCTCAGCCGAAAGTGCCGCTGGCCTGTACCCGCTGGAAGCTGTGCAAGCGATGGCGCGCATCTGCGTCGGCGCGGAAAAGCACCCGACCAGCAAGACCTCCAGCCACCGCATCGGCAAGGTCTTCGAAAGCTGCGATCAAAGCATTGCCCTCGCCGCCATGTACACCGCCAACCACTTCCCGGGCGTGAAAGCGATCATCGCCCTGACCGAAAGTGGTTACACGCCATTGATCATGTCGCGCATCCGTTCCTCGGTGCCGATCTACGCGTTCTCGCCGCACCGCGAAACTCAGGCCCGCGCGGCCATGTTCCGTGGCGTCTACACCGTACCGTTCGACCCGGCATCGCTGCCGCCTGAGCAAGTCAGCCAGGCCGCGATCGACGAGTTGCTCAAACTCGGTGTCGTCGAGAAAGGCGACTGGGTCATCCTGACCAAGGGCGACAGCTACCACACCATCGGCGGCACCAACGGCATGAAAATCCTGCACGTTGGCGACAAGATGGTCTGAGTGATCGATTGCTGAAATCGGCATAGGGGACGGCCTTCATGGACCGCCCCCTTGCCACACCCCCCCGGCGTGCAGGTCCGCACCGGGCGGTTCGAGAGATTGATGTCAAGAGAGACGTGGTAATCCCAGACTGTAGAACCACGCAATATCAAGCCCTCGGTTCATTCGCGTATCCGCTGTTTGAACCGCTTCCGCGCTTTAAATGAGACGGCTCGCTTGGCCTCCCCTAGGAATGACCAAAAAGCGTACCCCAGAAACTGGCGACCAAACGCGCTCGCCACCGCACTTTTACTCTCGTTGATGCTCAAGTGCTGCGCTTCATACAGACGCTTCAGCAAGACCATTACCCGTTGCCCTGCCTTCTTGCTGCGAACACACCTACAGTTTTTAGGTGTTCAAGCACCTCATCCATTCGGGTGTATGCCAAGTGAAGAACAACCCCGATTCAGACGAATAAACCGAGGACACCCGCGGCGCAAAGAACGCCAACTGCAAACTCAGCATCATTCATTTTTCCGCCTAATAAATCACCTTCCCAGTTATCTCTCCGCCTGAGCCCAATAGAGCGCTCCCCGTAACTAACCCGTTTAGCTTTGCAGTACCCATCAGACGGTAAATCGCAGACGCTCGTTCTCCCCCAGCATCGGCCGATGCGAAAGGGAGCTACTTGATAGCACCTGTGTATTTGCCGAAAAAAAACAGTAATAACAAAGTGGATAAAAGCATAATTCCAATCCATTGAAGCACTGCCAGCTTACGCTTAAGAGGCGATGGAAAGTTATTCAAGTCCTCGGGGCTAACCCCTCCATGCTTAAGATAGATTCCTGGAAAGGTGACTATCCCGGAGATCCCCCCAATCAGCAGTAACTTGCCCCATGGGCCACCGTGTCGCAGTGGTGCGCGAGCCATGACGGTAGAACAGTTTTTTAAATGCTCAAGCATTTCGTCCATACGGGTGTATGCCAAATGTAGACAAACCCCAATCCAAACAAATATCCCCGCGAAATTAATCAATCCGACACAAAGAAACATAGTGTCATTAGTGTTTAGGCTCACTTAGAAACCTCGTAAATCATGTCTCCGATTCCTTCTCCGGTTTTCTCTGCGGCCATACCTACACCCAAAGACCCCGCCGCTACCACCACCAAGCCACACACCGCCATTGCCACGCCTCCCGTCGGTACGTGGACTGGCCCCTATCAAACCGGACACCTGCACCCCGTTAAATTGATGCCGCTGCCAAACGCCTAAACTCCCGTGGTGAACGGTATTTCAGCGCGCTGTGCGGATGCTCCTCGTTGTAATGCTCAAAGGCAATCGTCAGGTTACGCAAGGCTGTTTCCCGGTCAGGTTTGGGCATGTGCGCGACGTAGTCGCGTTTCATCGTTTTGACGAAGCTCTCGGCCATGCCGTTGCTCTGCGGGCTACGCACCGGTGTGGTCACCGGTTGCAAACCGATCTGTCGGGCAAACTGGCGTGTCTGTTCAGCGATGTAGGCCGAGCCATTGTCGCTCAGCCATTGCACCGGGGTGGCAGGCGCCTCTTCACCGAAGCGTTTTTCCACCGCCTCCAGCATCAGATCACGGATATCGTCGTCGCTGTACCCGGTCGGGCTGGCCACCCAACCGATGGCTTCGCGGTCGCAGCAGTCCAGGGCAAAGGTCACGCTCAGCTTGGCGTTATCATCACAGCGAAACTCAAACCCGTCCGAGCACCACCGGGTATCGCTGGTGGCCACGGCAATTCGGCCTTCGTGACGGCGTGCCACACCCGGTTGTTTAATCCGTCGCTCCAGCAGCAACTGATGATCGCGCATGACGCGATAAACCCGCTTGACGTTGATCGGCGCCTGACTCTGCTTTTCACGCCGACGACGCAGCAACCCCCACACACGGCGGTACCCGTAGCTGGGCAGTTCACTCACTTCAGCCTGAATTTCTTCGACCAGTGCGGCATCGTCCAGCGCAGGGCGACGCCGCTCGACCTGAGCATTTGGGTTGAGTCGAACCGTCAATTGCGAGCGCGCTACACCGAGACTTTCACTGATCAGCTTCACTGGTCGTCCCCCGGCAACAAGGGTGAGTGCGCAATCCATTTTCGCGACCGAGCAATCTCCACAGCTTCCTGAAGGATCTCGACCTGCATGGTTTTCTTGCCAAGCATGCGCTGTAGCTCGCGGATCTGCTTGAGCGCATCGGCCAGCTCGGAAGCGGGCACCACGCTCTCCCCAGCACTGACAGCCGAGAGACTGCCGCTCTGATAGAGCTTGCGCCACTGAAACAACTGGTTGGCATTCACGCCATTCTGTCGAGCCACCACCGAGACGCTTTGCCCCGGTTGCAGGCTCTCGCGAACCATGGCCAGTTTTTGCTCCGGGCTCCAGCGGCGACGCCGCTCCTGACCCAAAAGCTCCCCACCCTTATCGTTTCTATTAGTCATATACACAGTCGTTTGCCTATCCCTTATGTTAAGGGGGAAACGGTGTCCTGTCTTTCAGGGGGCTCGTCCAGTACGCTCAACCCAAGACAGATAGTCCCTAAGACCGACCCCGTTAATATAGAACCAGCCAATGCACCACCCGCCACTCCGCCAATGAAGCTCCCGCCTTCCGTGAGTTTCACCTTTTTGCAGGCCTCGACGTCACCTGCCGTACACACGTCCTGGACTTTCATGTAAGAGGCGCCGCCGACGGCGGCCCCCAGCCATCAGAATCGGGAATACCGTATTTTTCACCCGCTACTTCAAACTCATGCAGATGGCTATCACTCCAGCCCATCACGACCTGGATGACATGGTGCATGTTTGCCCAAGGTAATATTTTCAGGCACCGCGAACCGACGCCAGATCGTCGGAGTGATCCACTTCAGCTCAATGTGCAGCAACAACAGGTCGGGGGCAGGTTTGGGTAAACGGACAATCTTAACCATGAATTAAGCAGCCTCGCAGTGGCCAGTGTGGTTCAAGGAAATATTCCAGGGCAGCAGTTCGCTCACCCGGTTAACTGCATGTTCGGCGATTTGCCCAAGCACGTAGGTCAGGCAAAAAATCACTTCAGCCAGCCCACATACTTGCCAATGCCCCATAGCAAAAACAGTGCGGCAATCATTCCGATACCGGCCCATTGCAAGATCGCAAACTTGCGCTTCAGTGCTGGGGGGAAACGCTGTAAATCTTCGGCACTAACCCCGCCATGTTTGAGATAGATACCTGGAAAGGTGACAATCCCTGATATTCCGCCCATCAACAGCAACTTCCCCCAAGGACCGCCGTAGCGGAGTGGGGTACGTGCCTTTACGGTTGAGCAGTTTTTCAGATGATCCAATACTTCATCCATCTGGGTGTACGCGATGTACAGTACAACCCCAATCCAAATCAACATACCCGCAATCAACGCACCGCAAAGGCCGCCGAACACAAGCTCACTACTACTCATTTTGTGAACTCATAAACAACATCCCCAAACTCCTCCCCTATCGCGCCGCCAGCTACACCGGCACCCAAAGACCCCGCCGCTACCACCACCAATCCACACACCGCCATTGCCACGCCTCCCGTCGGTACGCTCAACCCAAGACAGATAGTCCCTACGACCGACCCCGTTAATATAGAACCAGCCAATGCACCACCCGCCACTCCGCCAATGAAGCTCCCGCCTTCCGTGAGTTTCACCTTTTTGCAGGCCTCGACGTCACCTGCCGTACACACGTCCTGGACTTTCATGTAAGAGGCGCCGCCGCCGACAGCGGTGCCCAGCCACCCGCCGTACTTGACGTAGTTGGAAGCCTTGGCGACTCCGTCCATGTGCGTGGCATAACCGGGGATTTGATACGGCGCACCGGCCTTGGTCCAGCGGTGTACCAGGCTACGGCTGGAAATCCCCAGGGCGCTCTTCAGGTTCGGGTGATCGGGGAAGCCAATCCCCTTTTTGGTGAATCCTGTCAGATGCGTATCGAGTTGGCCAAACAAGCGTTTACGGTCGGCAAAAAACTCAGGTGAACGCAAATGCCCGTCACGCAGGAATGTGCGTTGGTGCAAGGCCTCAATATCGCGCAGTACGTTTTTCACGTTGTCCAGGTTTGAGGCAAACACCGCCATTCCGGTGCCGACAGAGGTGGAGCCGTGTTTTAGAAACAATTCAATTTCGTCACGGTGGCGAGCCATAAAGTCAGCTTCATCCGGCGTCAGGGTCTGAAGCACCGTATTCACCTTTGCCGCTGCCGCCATCAACTGCGCTTCTTACAGGGTACATTGCAGGTTGTTCGGGTCGCTCAGCACGATCATTTGGCCCGCTTTCACCTGGTCCAAATTCGGGTTGAGGGCTTTGAATTTAGCGATAACGGCGGGGTGGCGCGTGGTGAACAACTGAGCCTCCAATTTGTCCGCCGTTGTGCTCTCGGGAACGATGTAAAACCCGGGTTCTTGTGCTCGTGGTATCGCCTCAGGCCAGCGCTCACGGGGGAAAAACTTCAAATCGTCGGCAGGAAATGACCGCGGTGCGGCTTTGGTTGTGCTTTGTAGAGTTTGGTTGGCCTTGAGGTTTTGAGCATGAACAAACCGCAGTAATCGCGTGGGGTCGGGCCGTAATACGGGCCGGGTGAGGTTCATCGGCGCAATGCGCTCCACCGCATGCGGGATCGCACCTTGTCCTTGACGCGCCACGGCATACGACTGGTTCAAAAGGTCGCGCTGTTCTTGCAAAATGGCCTGTATGCCTTGCTCAGGCGTTTTATGGCCTAGCGTGACATCGTCGACAATGCGCTTTGCGTAATAGGCAACTTCTCGATTGAACTCCACGCACGCAATACCGTGGACAAGATGGCGCGCACTCACCGTAATCGCTTGCCCGATCAACCCGCTGGCGGCGCTGTTGACGTCCCATATGTCATAACGGTTCGGGTTCATACCTCCTCACCCCAGGCGGTGTGACCACTGGTTCCTGCCAGGTGGTGGCTCCAGGTAATCTCGCGGTAGCGAATCGAGATCTGTTCTTCAGGCTCGGCGCCGCCTTGCAAAATTACGTGGGACATCCTCGAGGTGATATCGACAATGATTCCGCCATTGATCCCGACTGAATAGAATTTTTCCTGCATGCCAAAGGACGACACGCGATAGAAGCTGATTGTGCAGCTTATTTCTTCTCTGTTTGCGAGGGCCTGAGCGAGTAGCGGGGAGGATTTATCGATGGCTTTGGTAATGATGATCGGGGTGTGCGTTGCTTTATTGAGATTCCCAATATTGGCCATTTTGTGGTGGTAGGACAGCACCATTATTTCGTCGATATGGCTTGACTGGTATTTGTTGCCGATGGATTCCGGGGTTGAGCAGCCCGCTGAAATATGTCCTTGAGCGTTACCCTTGAGGCTCATATAGCTTGGGTTCGCCATACGTGTATCTCCTTGAGTAGCAAAAATGGCTTGGCCGAATATGCACAGCCAGGGGATACGCCGCCATCGAAAAACCTTTAGATTTTATTGCAGATCAAACTCTTGGTGCTGTGAATAGAGCGACTCGTATAGGTCCTCACTTCTGCCCGCCGCAGCGTTTTTTTCAAGGTAGTAGTCGCATCAACCGTCTAACGGTGCCGCTCAGCCGATGTGACGAATCGGATACGGCTATGTCGATGCTGGTCGTTGTACCACCGCATGAAATCCCTCACCCAAGCGCATGCGGCGTCCAGACTGGCAAAACCATCCAGCGGCCAATGCGGGCAGTATTTCAGTGTTCTAAACAGCGACTCCAAATAAGGATTGTCGTTGCTGACCCGCGGTCGGCCCTGCGAAGGCGTGATGCCCAGTTCGTAGATTTTGCTCAACAGCGTCACCGATTTCATCGACGCGCCGTTGTCCTTATGCTGCACCAGCGGTTCGGGTAAACACGGCTCGCCGATCACGCTAAGTTGCAGCAGCGCAACGGCTTTCTCGCCGCGTTGCGCGTCGTAGACCTCACAGCCCATGGCCTTGCGGCTGTCAATATCCTCGATCAGATAGGGGTAGTCATATTTTCCGCGTATCGGCGATGGCAGATACGCGAAATGTTCTGTCGCCCAGCCTCGCTCAGTGCATTTAGCGGCGTTGGCCGTGTGACAGTCGTTCGGGCATCGACATGAATAACGTCTGTTTCAGTCCACCGTTGCAGGCGTTAACCGTCAGAATCGAGCCTTGTCCCTCCTCCGCCCTTCAAGTCCTGCCATACAAGTGAGCCTGCTCGCGAAGAGGTCAGTCGTATCAGCGCAGACTCAACGCCGGTTGATAAACCCCGAAAGCGCCG is a window of Pseudomonas sp. DC1.2 DNA encoding:
- a CDS encoding DUF6124 family protein; this translates as MFKATLNPPNQDPFLATLDAKKLRDAVDRALDHDLKPDLQHLCTSPNRAMKMFKVDPQANPRAIAIQTYETFSSVSILLLDLAESLEDKQRHLAMAIYQLSELGLLLVEQTLKREPAISTPS
- a CDS encoding PilZ domain-containing protein; translation: MATERQIERHQLSYFLRVFNGVTDKPIGYLGNVSRDGLMLISQLPMMVGADFELRLKIPTRAGCPQVIDLRAFCLWCHEDTTPPYYDAGFSLQRAPLEYEQLVEALQRYFSFQSLPASA
- a CDS encoding tetratricopeptide repeat protein, whose translation is MRFLLIAALALSVVGCTRWSMNHHLNNAYSAYDRGNCDQVMLELSKVDRDSRARRYIQPEVSMMRGQCLERQKLFVDAAQTYEFIIASYPQSEYAYRARARLETLQTLGYYPARATTVARPTPL
- the pyk gene encoding pyruvate kinase — encoded protein: MSVRRTKIVATLGPASNSPEVLEQLILAGLDVARLNFSHGTPDEHKARAKLVRELAAKHGRFVALLGDLQGPKIRIAKFADKKIELKIGDQFTFSTSHPLTEGNQQVVGIDYPDLVKDCGVGDELLLDDGRVVMRVDTATATELHCTVLIGGPLSDHKGINRRGGGLTAPALTEKDKADIKLAAEMEVDYLAVSFPRDAADMEYARQLRDESGGTAWLVAKIERAEAVANDETLDALIKASDAVMVARGDLGVEIGDAELVGIQKKIILHARRHNKAVIVATQMMESMIQNPMPTRAEVSDVANAVLDYTDAVMLSAESAAGLYPLEAVQAMARICVGAEKHPTSKTSSHRIGKVFESCDQSIALAAMYTANHFPGVKAIIALTESGYTPLIMSRIRSSVPIYAFSPHRETQARAAMFRGVYTVPFDPASLPPEQVSQAAIDELLKLGVVEKGDWVILTKGDSYHTIGGTNGMKILHVGDKMV
- a CDS encoding IS3 family transposase (programmed frameshift) → MTNRNDKGGELLGQERRRRWSPEQKLAMVRESLQPGQSVSVVARQNGVNANQLFQWRKLYQSGSLSAVSAGESVVPASELADALKQIRELQRMLGKKTMQVEILQEAVEIARSRKLDCALTLVAGGRPVKLISESLGVARSQLTVRLNPNAQVERRRPALDDAALVEEIQAEVSELPSYGYRRVWGLLRRRREKQSQAPINVKRVYRVMRDHQLLLERRIKQPGVARRHEGRIAVATSDTRWCSDGFEFRCDDNAKLSVTFALDCCDREAIGWVASPTGYSDDDIRDLMLEAVEKRFGEEAPATPVQWLSDNGSAYIAEQTRQFARQIGLQPVTTPVRSPQSNGMAESFVKTMKRDYVAHMPKPDRETALRNLTIAFEHYNEEHPHSALKYRSPREFRRLAAASI
- a CDS encoding Hcp family type VI secretion system effector yields the protein MANPSYMSLKGNAQGHISAGCSTPESIGNKYQSSHIDEIMVLSYHHKMANIGNLNKATHTPIIITKAIDKSSPLLAQALANREEISCTISFYRVSSFGMQEKFYSVGINGGIIVDITSRMSHVILQGGAEPEEQISIRYREITWSHHLAGTSGHTAWGEEV